One Streptomyces sp. SAI-135 DNA segment encodes these proteins:
- a CDS encoding CDP-alcohol phosphatidyltransferase, producing the protein MSETLAESTSPEAEATGGDGAPAGKPSWRTTHPTAARNLRWALNVLAALLVLGALLLPNKVPYLHPRAFLRIPAEAILGAAVTLALPRRPRLAVAVLAGVGLGVMTVLNLLDMGFNDYLGRPFNPVLDWELLDDAQSYVADSMGGAVAVAALVGVLAVVLLLLSLTTLAMVRLSGLLVLDRRLATRGTLAAATVWVTCSALGLQLFGTPLASEHTAALATLQAKRVLYTVRDEAEFQKVARADAFGNTPGAQLVPDLRGKDMVFAFIESYGRSAVEDPAIAPGVDRTLDTSTAALAKAGFHAKSGWLTSATYGGSSWLGHSTTLSGLWIDNQQRYRTVMASDHLSLTKAFKKTGAWDTVGVMPGVQKGWPEQQYYGLDKVYNAFQLGYRGPKFSWSTMPDQYALEAYQRQVHGKKRDKPLMSEIILTSSHQPWAPIPKMVDWDDLGDGSVFKPIQKAGNKASDIIADPARSKQEYGKSISYSVTSLTQWLERYGNDDTVLVFLGDHQPIARVSGQNASRDVPISIVAKDPKILAKIANWNWTDGLKPAHNAPVWKMSSFRDRFLTAYGSTPHPSKG; encoded by the coding sequence GTGTCCGAGACCCTTGCAGAGAGCACGTCGCCCGAGGCCGAGGCGACGGGTGGGGACGGTGCGCCGGCCGGGAAGCCGTCCTGGCGCACCACGCACCCCACCGCCGCACGGAACCTGCGGTGGGCCCTGAACGTCCTCGCCGCCCTGCTCGTCCTCGGGGCCCTGCTCCTGCCGAACAAGGTCCCTTATCTGCATCCGCGGGCGTTCCTGCGGATTCCGGCCGAGGCGATCCTCGGGGCGGCCGTGACGCTCGCGCTGCCGCGTCGGCCGCGGTTGGCGGTGGCCGTGCTGGCCGGCGTCGGGCTCGGGGTGATGACGGTCCTGAACCTGCTCGACATGGGCTTCAACGACTACCTCGGGCGGCCCTTCAACCCCGTCCTCGACTGGGAGCTGCTCGACGACGCGCAGTCGTACGTCGCCGACTCGATGGGCGGGGCCGTGGCGGTCGCAGCCCTGGTCGGCGTCTTGGCTGTCGTCCTCCTGCTGCTGTCACTGACGACACTGGCGATGGTCAGGCTGAGCGGTCTGCTGGTCCTGGACCGGCGGCTCGCCACCCGCGGAACCCTCGCCGCCGCCACCGTCTGGGTCACCTGCTCCGCCCTCGGCCTCCAGCTCTTCGGCACGCCGCTGGCCTCCGAGCACACCGCGGCGCTCGCCACGCTCCAGGCCAAGCGGGTGCTGTACACCGTGCGCGACGAGGCCGAGTTCCAGAAGGTCGCCAGGGCCGACGCCTTCGGGAACACGCCGGGCGCCCAGCTGGTGCCCGATCTGCGCGGCAAGGACATGGTCTTCGCCTTCATCGAGAGCTACGGCCGCAGCGCCGTCGAGGACCCGGCCATCGCGCCCGGCGTCGACAGGACCCTCGACACGAGCACCGCGGCCCTCGCCAAGGCGGGCTTCCACGCGAAGAGCGGCTGGCTGACCTCGGCGACGTACGGCGGCAGCAGCTGGCTCGGCCACTCGACGACCCTCTCCGGGCTCTGGATCGACAACCAGCAGCGCTACCGCACAGTCATGGCCAGTGACCACCTCAGCCTCACCAAGGCCTTCAAGAAGACCGGCGCCTGGGACACGGTCGGGGTGATGCCGGGCGTCCAGAAGGGCTGGCCCGAGCAGCAGTACTACGGCCTCGACAAGGTCTACAACGCCTTCCAGCTCGGCTACCGGGGGCCCAAGTTCAGCTGGTCGACGATGCCCGACCAGTACGCCCTGGAGGCCTACCAGCGTCAGGTCCACGGCAAGAAGCGCGACAAGCCGCTGATGTCCGAGATCATCCTGACCTCCAGCCACCAGCCCTGGGCGCCCATCCCGAAGATGGTCGACTGGGACGACCTGGGCGACGGCTCGGTCTTCAAGCCCATCCAGAAGGCCGGCAACAAGGCCTCCGACATCATCGCCGACCCCGCCCGCTCCAAGCAGGAGTACGGCAAGTCCATCTCCTACTCGGTGACGTCACTGACCCAATGGCTGGAGCGCTACGGCAACGACGACACTGTCCTCGTCTTCCTCGGCGACCACCAGCCGATCGCCCGCGTCAGCGGCCAGAACGCCAGCCGTGACGTGCCGATCTCCATCGTCGCCAAGGACCCGAAGATCCTGGCCAAGATCGCCAACTGGAACTGGACGGACGGCCTGAAGCCCGCCCACAACGCCCCGGTCTGGAAGATGAGCTCCTTCCGAGACCGCTTCCTGACGGCCTACGGCTCGACCCCACATCCGTCGAAGGGGTAG
- the dusB gene encoding tRNA dihydrouridine synthase DusB — MPTTTPTDKTPLRIGPHTVQPPVVLAPMAGITNAPFRTLCREFSGGKGLFVSEMITTRALVERNEKTMQLIHFDESEKPRSIQLYGVDPATVGKAVRMIAEEDLADHIDLNFGCPVPKVTRKGGGSALPYKRPLLRAILREAVSGAGDLPVTMKMRKGIDDDHLTYLDAGRIAVEEGVTAIALHGRTAAQHYGGTADWEAIARLKEHVPEIPVLGNGDIWSASDALRMVESTGCDGVVVGRGCLGRPWLFADLVAAFEGRAEFRRPQLREVADVMVRHATLLGEWIGDEARGVIDFRKHVAWYLKGFAVGSEMRKRLAVTSSLSELRAGLDELDLDQSWPVGADGPRGRTSGNNRVVLPDGWLKDPYDCAAGVGEDAELDTSGG; from the coding sequence ATGCCCACGACCACGCCCACCGACAAGACACCCCTGCGAATCGGCCCGCACACCGTGCAGCCGCCGGTCGTCCTCGCCCCCATGGCCGGGATCACCAACGCGCCCTTCCGCACCCTGTGCAGGGAGTTCAGCGGGGGCAAGGGGCTGTTCGTCAGCGAGATGATCACGACCCGGGCGCTGGTCGAGCGCAACGAGAAGACCATGCAGCTGATCCACTTCGACGAGAGCGAGAAGCCGCGGTCGATCCAGCTGTACGGCGTCGACCCCGCGACCGTCGGCAAGGCCGTCCGCATGATCGCGGAGGAGGACCTCGCCGACCACATCGACCTCAACTTCGGCTGCCCCGTGCCGAAGGTGACCCGGAAGGGCGGCGGGTCCGCGCTGCCGTACAAGCGGCCGCTGCTGCGGGCGATCCTGCGGGAGGCCGTGAGCGGGGCGGGGGACCTGCCGGTCACGATGAAGATGCGCAAGGGGATCGACGACGATCACCTCACGTATCTGGACGCCGGGCGGATCGCCGTCGAGGAGGGCGTGACCGCGATCGCTCTGCACGGGCGGACGGCCGCGCAGCACTACGGCGGTACGGCCGACTGGGAGGCGATCGCGCGGCTCAAGGAGCACGTGCCGGAGATTCCCGTGCTCGGCAACGGCGACATCTGGTCGGCGTCGGACGCGTTGCGGATGGTGGAGTCCACCGGGTGCGACGGGGTGGTCGTCGGGCGGGGGTGCCTGGGGCGGCCGTGGCTGTTCGCGGATCTCGTGGCGGCGTTCGAGGGGCGCGCGGAGTTCCGGCGTCCGCAGCTGCGGGAGGTGGCCGACGTCATGGTGCGGCACGCCACGCTGCTCGGTGAGTGGATCGGGGACGAGGCGCGCGGGGTCATCGACTTCCGCAAGCATGTGGCCTGGTATCTGAAGGGGTTCGCGGTCGGCAGCGAGATGCGCAAGCGGCTCGCTGTCACGTCGTCGCTGTCGGAACTGCGGGCGGGGCTGGACGAGCTGGACCTCGATCAGTCGTGGCCGGTGGGGGCGGACGGGCCGCGGGGGCGCACGTCCGGTAACAACAGGGTTGTTCTGCCGGACGGTTGGCTGAAGGACCCCTACGACTGTGCAGCGGGGGTCGGGGAGGACGCGGAGCTGGACACGTCGGGGGGCTGA
- a CDS encoding MFS transporter yields the protein MPELSHRRRMLVLAICCMSLLIVSLDTTALNVALPAMQRGLDASTAGLQWTIDAYTLVLASLLMLAGSTADRIGRKRVFMAGLVVFTIGSALCSAAPNLEALIAFRMVQAVGGSMLNPVAMSIITNTFTDPRERARAIGVWGAVVGISMAAGPLVGGVLVDAVGWRSIFWVNLPVGLAALLLTLRYVPESRAPRARRPDPVGQLLVIALFGSLTYAIIEAPAAGFSYVLPFAVVAVLALAGLLWYEPRRAEPLIDLRFFRSAPFSGATVIAISAFAGLGGFLFLSTLYLQNVRGLDALHAGLWMLPMAVPMFLFAPLAGRLVGSRGPRLPLVAAGVMITASGVLFAAFDAETSDVTLFLGYVLFGIGFGLVNAPITNTAVSGMPRAQAGVAAAVASTSRQLGQTLGVAVIGAVLASGVGSASYREEFVSAAVPGWWILAGCGGAVLALGAVTTGPWARRSAERTAERLESVEVREAAGVA from the coding sequence ATGCCCGAGCTCAGTCACCGCCGACGCATGCTGGTCCTCGCGATCTGCTGTATGAGCCTCCTGATCGTGAGTCTCGACACCACCGCGCTCAACGTCGCCCTGCCCGCCATGCAGCGCGGCCTGGACGCGAGCACCGCGGGTCTCCAGTGGACGATCGACGCGTACACCCTGGTCCTCGCCTCACTGCTGATGCTGGCCGGTTCCACGGCCGACCGGATCGGCCGCAAGCGGGTCTTCATGGCGGGCCTGGTCGTCTTCACGATCGGCTCCGCGCTGTGTTCCGCCGCGCCGAACCTGGAGGCGCTGATCGCCTTCCGGATGGTGCAGGCGGTCGGCGGTTCGATGCTCAACCCGGTCGCGATGTCGATCATCACCAACACCTTCACCGACCCGCGCGAGCGGGCGCGGGCGATCGGTGTGTGGGGCGCGGTCGTCGGCATCTCCATGGCCGCGGGGCCGCTGGTCGGCGGGGTGCTCGTGGACGCGGTCGGCTGGCGTTCGATCTTCTGGGTCAACCTGCCGGTCGGGCTCGCGGCGCTGCTGCTCACCCTGCGGTACGTGCCGGAGTCCCGGGCGCCCAGGGCCCGCCGCCCCGACCCGGTGGGACAGCTCCTGGTGATCGCGCTGTTCGGCTCGCTGACGTACGCGATCATCGAGGCGCCGGCCGCGGGGTTCTCGTACGTGCTGCCCTTCGCCGTGGTGGCCGTGCTCGCGCTGGCGGGGCTCCTCTGGTACGAGCCCCGGCGTGCCGAACCTCTCATCGACCTGCGGTTCTTCCGGTCCGCGCCGTTCAGCGGGGCCACAGTGATCGCGATCAGCGCGTTCGCGGGGCTGGGCGGGTTCCTGTTCCTGTCGACGCTGTACCTCCAGAACGTCCGGGGGCTGGACGCGCTGCACGCCGGTCTGTGGATGCTGCCGATGGCGGTGCCGATGTTCCTGTTCGCGCCCCTGGCCGGGCGGCTGGTGGGGAGCCGGGGGCCGAGGCTGCCGCTGGTCGCCGCCGGGGTCATGATCACCGCCAGCGGGGTGCTGTTCGCCGCGTTCGACGCGGAGACGTCCGATGTGACGCTGTTCCTCGGGTACGTGCTGTTCGGGATCGGCTTCGGGCTGGTGAACGCGCCGATCACGAACACGGCGGTGTCGGGGATGCCGCGTGCCCAGGCCGGGGTCGCGGCGGCCGTGGCGTCCACCAGCCGTCAGCTCGGGCAGACGCTCGGGGTGGCGGTGATCGGGGCGGTGCTGGCCTCGGGGGTGGGTTCGGCCTCGTACCGGGAGGAGTTCGTGTCCGCCGCGGTGCCGGGGTGGTGGATCCTGGCCGGGTGCGGGGGCGCTGTGCTGGCTCTCGGGGCGGTGACGACTGGGCCGTGGGCCCGGCGTTCCGCTGAGCGGACGGCTGAGCGGCTGGAGTCCGTGGAGGTTCGCGAGGCGGCGGGGGTCGCGTAG
- a CDS encoding cation-translocating P-type ATPase codes for MNRGLTTAAAGLVLAGPRLLARGTPTAVGAAAGAVAGTARAGVRTADFAARATRAARAALPGAPPNWRAGHRVHLPLRAQADPEHGEHGMHGEHGPVAHRRRRLVTALADHPDIALAYWDQGLGRLVVTAAEGVATERVEKRISVLAERYGLVADDQDVEELAHPGDPGSVRTAALALAADAAGAVAALTGSALRLPASPRPVTAVVMLLRENPRFRGWLRGRLGSARMDVALAVVNAAVHGAGHSPTSLLLDGTLRGCQLAEAVVRTAAFETVHDDLCVPDRDSVPADAALRPPPRPSPASEYAGHASAGSIAGAVAALLVKHDVTEAAEAVLAGSPKAARYGPAAFHAVLSATLARTGVLVRDPDRLRQLETVGTVLLHPSALRTPGAGADAWAEPVLDAARRAGLRVVVLDDPALADFTGLADQVMDAGRPLRDIVDQLRDDEGGVLTVARPEDADVVAGLLRGDVAVSLTDGGCAVAWGADVLAPHGLSDVWRLLTAVPAARGVGRRSQTLARSGAALSGLLVAVGESGRGRRRTALPGLRHAPVDAAAAAALLTGTRAALRVASASLPHPRPRVAWHALDPDDVRDRLEQQAPPEPTLAEQTTERVRTAADAVVRLPVLAPARWTAQLARAVRGELDDPLTPVLAVGSAASAILGSAMDALLVVGALDLNALVGGLQRLRAERALSGLLAQQKQKARVAEEGDAEPHVVDAAGLRPGDVIELTLDDVVPADARLLWQDGLEVDESALTGESLPVGKSTDPSPRAPVAERHCMVFEGTTVVAGNARAVVVDTGDRTEAARAVALAARNPAAGGVQARLQELTRKALPLTMAGGAAVTGLALVRGTPLRQAVSGGVAVAVAAVPEGLPLVATVAQLAAARRLSAHGVLVRAPRTLEALGRMDTICFDKTGTLTENRLRLVRVADAHGTVHAPGEPGADGPLRIAARACPQLDGDSEQRPAHATDEAVLDAAAPDAEWTQLEGLPFEAGRGYAAAVGQAGDDSPVLVLKGAPETVLPACADLPADASERAHSLAADGLRVLAVARRPLDGDEQAVPEEPLRDLEFVGLLALADVARETSPELVRGLREAGVRPVVLTGDHPQTARAIATDLGWPEDATVVTGDELAAADRSARSRMLRDADVVARVAPEQKLQVVEALRDAGRVVGMVGDGANDAAAIRAADIGVGINARGSAAARNAADLVLTGDDLTALIEAVREGHALWHSVADAIAILIGGNAGEVGFGILGTLLSGAAPLSTRQMLLVNLFTDLFPAMAVAVTPTEKPTEDNPSVDTILGTSLTRQIRDRAVTTCLGATVAWLIGRFTPGTARRSTTMALCAVVGTQLAQTWADRRESPLVRLTSLGSAAVLFAVVETPGVSRLFGCTPLGPVAWAGVGTAITLALTAQRYVPAAQRLVVNHLH; via the coding sequence ATGAACCGAGGACTCACGACAGCAGCCGCGGGCCTCGTCCTCGCCGGCCCCCGCCTGCTCGCCAGGGGTACGCCCACCGCGGTCGGCGCGGCCGCGGGGGCGGTGGCCGGAACGGCCCGGGCCGGCGTGCGCACCGCGGACTTCGCGGCACGGGCGACAAGGGCCGCTAGGGCCGCCCTCCCGGGAGCACCCCCGAACTGGCGGGCGGGCCACCGCGTCCACCTGCCCCTGCGCGCGCAGGCGGACCCGGAGCACGGGGAACACGGGATGCACGGGGAGCACGGACCGGTCGCACACCGCAGGCGCCGTCTCGTCACCGCCCTGGCCGACCATCCCGACATCGCCCTGGCCTACTGGGACCAGGGCCTCGGACGGCTCGTCGTGACCGCCGCCGAAGGAGTGGCCACCGAGCGGGTCGAGAAGCGGATCTCGGTCCTCGCCGAGCGGTACGGACTGGTGGCGGACGATCAGGACGTCGAGGAGCTCGCCCACCCCGGCGACCCCGGCTCCGTGCGCACCGCCGCCCTGGCACTGGCCGCCGACGCCGCCGGAGCCGTCGCCGCCCTCACCGGGTCCGCGCTGCGGCTGCCCGCCTCGCCCCGGCCGGTGACGGCGGTCGTGATGCTGCTGCGGGAGAACCCCCGCTTCCGGGGCTGGCTGCGCGGGCGGCTCGGAAGCGCCCGCATGGACGTCGCGCTGGCCGTCGTGAACGCCGCCGTGCACGGCGCCGGGCACAGCCCCACCTCCCTGCTGCTCGACGGCACCCTGCGCGGCTGCCAGCTGGCCGAGGCCGTCGTGCGGACGGCCGCCTTCGAGACGGTGCACGACGACCTCTGCGTCCCCGACCGCGACAGCGTGCCCGCCGACGCGGCCCTGCGCCCGCCCCCGCGCCCCTCGCCCGCCTCGGAGTACGCGGGCCACGCCTCGGCCGGCAGCATCGCCGGCGCCGTCGCCGCGCTCCTCGTCAAGCACGACGTGACCGAGGCCGCCGAAGCCGTCCTCGCGGGCTCCCCCAAGGCCGCGCGCTACGGCCCCGCCGCCTTCCACGCCGTACTGAGCGCGACCCTGGCGCGTACCGGCGTCCTGGTGCGCGACCCGGACCGGCTGCGGCAGCTGGAGACCGTCGGCACCGTCCTGCTGCACCCGAGCGCCCTGCGCACCCCGGGCGCGGGCGCCGACGCCTGGGCCGAGCCGGTGCTGGACGCCGCCCGGCGCGCAGGACTGCGGGTCGTCGTCCTGGACGACCCCGCCCTGGCCGACTTCACCGGCCTCGCCGACCAAGTCATGGACGCCGGACGGCCCTTGCGGGACATCGTCGACCAACTCCGCGACGACGAAGGCGGAGTGCTCACCGTGGCCCGCCCCGAGGACGCCGACGTCGTCGCCGGACTGCTGCGCGGCGACGTGGCCGTCTCCCTCACCGACGGCGGCTGCGCGGTCGCCTGGGGCGCCGACGTCCTCGCCCCGCACGGACTGTCCGACGTCTGGCGGCTGTTGACCGCCGTACCGGCGGCACGCGGGGTCGGCCGCCGCTCCCAGACCCTGGCCCGCTCGGGCGCCGCCCTGTCCGGACTCCTCGTCGCCGTCGGCGAGTCGGGCCGCGGCCGACGCCGTACGGCACTGCCGGGACTGCGGCACGCACCCGTCGACGCGGCCGCGGCCGCCGCCCTCCTCACCGGCACCCGCGCCGCCCTCCGGGTGGCGTCCGCGAGCCTCCCGCACCCCCGCCCGCGGGTGGCCTGGCACGCCCTGGACCCGGACGACGTGCGCGACCGGCTCGAACAGCAGGCGCCCCCCGAGCCGACGCTCGCCGAGCAGACGACGGAACGGGTCCGCACCGCCGCCGACGCCGTCGTACGACTGCCCGTGCTGGCCCCCGCCAGGTGGACGGCGCAGCTCGCCAGGGCCGTGCGCGGGGAGCTGGACGACCCGCTGACCCCGGTCCTCGCGGTCGGCTCGGCCGCGTCCGCGATCCTCGGGTCCGCGATGGACGCCCTGCTGGTGGTCGGCGCCCTCGACCTGAACGCGCTCGTCGGCGGCCTTCAGCGGCTGCGCGCCGAGCGGGCCCTGTCCGGGCTGCTCGCCCAGCAGAAGCAGAAGGCCCGGGTCGCGGAGGAGGGCGACGCGGAACCTCATGTGGTCGACGCCGCCGGGCTGCGCCCGGGCGATGTCATCGAGCTGACCCTGGACGACGTCGTGCCCGCCGACGCCCGGCTGCTGTGGCAGGACGGCCTGGAGGTCGACGAGTCCGCGCTGACCGGCGAGTCCCTCCCGGTGGGCAAGTCCACCGACCCGAGCCCGCGCGCCCCCGTCGCCGAACGGCACTGCATGGTCTTCGAGGGGACGACCGTGGTGGCCGGGAACGCCCGCGCGGTCGTCGTGGACACCGGCGACCGCACCGAGGCCGCCCGCGCCGTCGCGCTCGCCGCCCGCAATCCCGCCGCCGGCGGGGTCCAGGCCCGGCTCCAGGAACTCACCCGCAAGGCACTGCCGTTGACGATGGCGGGCGGCGCGGCCGTCACCGGGCTCGCCCTGGTGCGCGGCACACCCCTGCGGCAGGCGGTCAGCGGCGGCGTCGCGGTCGCGGTGGCCGCCGTGCCGGAGGGGCTGCCGCTGGTGGCCACGGTCGCGCAGCTCGCGGCCGCCCGCCGGCTCAGCGCGCACGGCGTCCTGGTGCGCGCCCCGCGCACGCTTGAAGCCCTCGGCCGCATGGACACCATCTGCTTCGACAAGACCGGCACCCTCACCGAGAACCGGCTGCGCCTGGTCCGGGTCGCGGACGCGCACGGCACGGTCCACGCTCCCGGCGAGCCCGGCGCGGACGGCCCGCTGCGGATCGCGGCCCGCGCGTGCCCGCAGCTCGACGGCGACTCCGAGCAGCGGCCGGCCCACGCCACCGACGAGGCCGTCCTGGACGCGGCCGCCCCCGACGCGGAGTGGACCCAGCTGGAGGGCCTCCCCTTCGAGGCCGGCCGCGGTTACGCCGCCGCCGTCGGACAGGCCGGCGACGACTCCCCGGTCCTGGTGCTCAAGGGCGCCCCGGAGACCGTCCTGCCCGCCTGCGCCGACCTGCCCGCCGATGCCTCCGAGCGGGCCCACTCCCTGGCGGCCGACGGCCTGCGGGTCCTTGCGGTGGCCCGGCGTCCGCTGGACGGTGACGAGCAGGCCGTACCGGAGGAGCCGTTGCGCGACCTGGAGTTCGTGGGCCTGCTGGCCCTCGCCGACGTGGCCCGGGAGACCTCCCCCGAGCTGGTGCGCGGACTGCGCGAGGCGGGCGTACGGCCGGTCGTGCTGACCGGCGACCACCCGCAGACCGCCCGCGCCATCGCCACCGACCTGGGCTGGCCCGAGGACGCCACGGTCGTCACCGGTGACGAACTGGCCGCCGCCGACCGCTCGGCCCGCTCCCGGATGCTGCGCGACGCCGATGTCGTGGCCCGGGTGGCGCCCGAGCAGAAGCTCCAGGTCGTCGAGGCGCTCAGGGACGCGGGCCGGGTCGTCGGCATGGTCGGCGACGGCGCCAACGACGCGGCCGCCATCCGGGCCGCCGACATCGGCGTCGGCATCAACGCCCGCGGCTCGGCCGCCGCCCGCAACGCCGCCGACCTCGTCCTCACCGGCGACGACCTCACCGCCCTCATCGAGGCCGTGCGCGAGGGCCACGCCCTGTGGCACAGCGTCGCCGACGCCATCGCCATCCTGATCGGCGGCAACGCGGGCGAGGTGGGTTTCGGCATCCTCGGCACCCTGCTGTCGGGCGCGGCCCCCCTGTCCACCCGGCAGATGCTCCTGGTGAACCTCTTCACCGACCTGTTCCCGGCGATGGCGGTGGCGGTCACGCCGACGGAGAAACCCACGGAGGACAACCCCTCGGTGGACACGATCCTGGGCACCTCCCTCACCCGCCAGATCCGCGACCGCGCCGTCACCACCTGCCTGGGCGCCACGGTGGCCTGGCTCATCGGCCGCTTCACCCCGGGCACGGCCCGCCGCTCGACGACGATGGCCTTGTGCGCGGTGGTCGGCACCCAGCTCGCCCAGACCTGGGCCGACCGCAGGGAGAGCCCGCTGGTCCGGCTGACGTCCCTGGGTTCGGCGGCCGTCCTGTTCGCGGTCGTGGAGACCCCGGGCGTCAGCCGCCTGTTCGGCTGCACGCCGCTGGGTCCGGTGGCATGGGCAGGAGTGGGAACGGCGATCACACTGGCGCTCACAGCCCAGCGCTACGTACCCGCGGCCCAGCGACTCGTCGTGAACCACCTGCACTGA
- a CDS encoding helix-turn-helix domain-containing protein has translation MTSMAQETAVPETASLSVIRRHELAAFLRHRREHITPEQVGLVRGRRRRTPGLRREEVAQLSAVGVTWYTWLEQARDIQVSVQVLDALARALLLDPTERSHLFQLAGAVDPTPATVCPSITPAVRQVLEQLEPLPACVQNSRYDILAYNRTYGLLLCDLDAVPPEDRNCMILSYTDDDWRSSIVHLPEVQRLMAARFRATMAGHLAEPAWKMLLHRLRTESPEFREVWDRHEVIEHRGRRKEFMNRYVGRVSVDHTDLWLGPEAGPRMVTYAPADEESRRRLERLHAIALERAPRLPA, from the coding sequence ATGACCAGCATGGCCCAGGAGACCGCCGTACCGGAGACCGCGTCCCTCTCGGTGATCCGGCGCCATGAGCTCGCCGCCTTCCTGCGCCACCGCCGCGAGCACATCACCCCCGAGCAGGTCGGCCTGGTCCGCGGCCGCAGGCGTCGCACCCCGGGCCTGCGCCGGGAGGAGGTCGCCCAGCTCTCCGCGGTCGGCGTCACCTGGTACACCTGGCTGGAGCAGGCCCGGGACATCCAGGTCTCCGTACAGGTACTGGACGCCCTGGCCCGCGCCCTGCTGCTGGACCCGACCGAGCGCTCGCACCTGTTCCAGCTGGCCGGAGCGGTCGACCCGACCCCGGCCACCGTCTGCCCCTCGATCACGCCCGCCGTCCGACAGGTGCTCGAACAACTGGAACCGCTCCCGGCCTGTGTGCAGAACAGCCGCTACGACATCCTCGCCTACAACCGCACCTACGGCCTGCTCCTGTGCGACCTGGACGCGGTACCGCCCGAGGACCGCAACTGCATGATCCTCTCCTACACCGACGACGACTGGCGCTCCTCGATCGTCCACCTGCCGGAGGTGCAGCGCCTGATGGCCGCCCGCTTCCGCGCCACCATGGCCGGCCACCTCGCCGAGCCCGCCTGGAAGATGCTCCTGCACCGGCTGCGCACCGAGTCCCCGGAGTTCCGCGAGGTCTGGGACCGCCACGAGGTCATCGAACACCGCGGCCGCCGCAAGGAGTTCATGAACCGCTACGTCGGCCGCGTCTCCGTCGACCACACCGACCTCTGGCTCGGCCCCGAGGCGGGCCCCCGCATGGTGACGTACGCCCCGGCCGACGAGGAGTCCCGGCGACGGCTGGAGCGGCTGCACGCGATCGCCCTGGAGCGAGCCCCGCGCCTTCCGGCGTGA